Proteins encoded within one genomic window of uncultured Draconibacterium sp.:
- a CDS encoding CTP synthase: MPETRYIFVTGGVTSSLGKGILASSLAKLLQSRGYNVTIQKLDPYINVDPGTLNPYEHGECFVTEDGAETDLDLGHYERFLNTATSQANNVTTGRIYQSVIDKERRGDYLGKTVQIIPHITDEIKRRIKILGSKGKYDIVITEIGGTVGDIESLPYIEAVRQLKWELGSRAMVIHLTLVPYLSATGELKTKPTQHSVKMLLETGVQPDILVLRTEHDIELSVRQKVALFCNVGLESVIQSVNVPTIYDVPLKMLEEKLDITVLKKLGLTINEEIDLSAWNDFLARHKNPTQTVEIGLVGKYVELHDAYKSIAEALVHAGAENRCKVNINWIHSEELNPENIEEQLKDMNGIIVAPGFGHRGMKGKILAAQYARENNITFLGICLGMQVAVIEFARNVINLENADSSEMNPKTPHPVIDLMEQQKGITNYGGTMRLGAYECRIIDENSNVSKAYNKLTVHERHRHRYEFNETYRQQYIDAGMVPTGINPDTDLVEIVEIPEHKWFVGVQFHPEYRSTVLNPHPLFIDFIKNSLPE, from the coding sequence GTGCCTGAAACTAGATACATATTTGTTACCGGTGGAGTTACTTCGTCGTTGGGAAAAGGTATTTTAGCCTCGTCGCTAGCCAAGTTGCTACAATCTCGTGGTTATAATGTTACCATTCAAAAATTGGATCCGTATATTAACGTTGATCCCGGAACGCTAAATCCGTATGAACACGGAGAGTGTTTTGTTACCGAAGACGGAGCCGAAACCGACCTCGATCTGGGACATTACGAGCGTTTCTTAAATACTGCAACATCGCAGGCGAACAACGTAACAACCGGAAGAATTTACCAATCGGTTATCGATAAAGAACGCCGGGGTGATTACCTTGGAAAAACCGTTCAGATTATTCCTCACATTACCGACGAAATTAAACGGAGAATTAAAATTCTCGGATCAAAAGGTAAATACGATATCGTGATCACTGAGATTGGCGGTACGGTAGGCGACATTGAATCGTTACCTTATATTGAGGCAGTTCGTCAATTAAAATGGGAATTGGGAAGCCGCGCCATGGTTATTCACTTAACGCTGGTTCCTTACTTGTCGGCAACAGGCGAGTTAAAAACCAAACCTACACAGCACTCGGTAAAAATGTTGCTCGAAACCGGAGTTCAACCCGATATTCTGGTACTTCGTACCGAGCACGATATTGAATTATCAGTTCGCCAAAAAGTTGCATTGTTCTGCAACGTTGGATTAGAGTCAGTAATTCAGTCGGTTAACGTGCCAACAATTTACGATGTTCCGTTAAAAATGTTGGAAGAAAAGCTCGATATCACAGTTCTGAAAAAGCTTGGATTAACCATTAACGAAGAAATTGATCTTTCGGCCTGGAACGATTTCCTTGCACGTCATAAAAACCCAACGCAAACCGTTGAAATTGGTTTGGTTGGAAAATATGTAGAATTACACGACGCTTATAAATCAATTGCTGAAGCGCTGGTACACGCCGGAGCTGAAAACAGATGCAAAGTAAATATTAACTGGATTCACTCTGAAGAACTGAACCCTGAGAATATTGAGGAGCAACTGAAAGACATGAACGGAATTATCGTTGCTCCGGGATTTGGTCATCGTGGAATGAAAGGAAAAATATTGGCAGCACAATACGCCCGCGAAAACAATATTACTTTCCTTGGTATTTGTTTAGGTATGCAGGTTGCAGTTATTGAGTTTGCACGAAATGTAATTAATCTGGAAAACGCAGACTCATCAGAAATGAATCCAAAAACTCCACATCCGGTAATTGACCTGATGGAACAACAAAAAGGCATTACCAATTATGGTGGAACAATGCGTTTGGGAGCTTACGAATGTCGCATTATCGACGAGAACTCAAACGTTAGCAAAGCATACAATAAATTAACGGTTCACGAAAGACACCGTCATCGTTACGAATTTAACGAAACATACCGTCAGCAATATATCGACGCCGGAATGGTTCCAACAGGAATCAACCCGGATACTGATTTGGTGGAAATTGTAGAAATCCCTGAACATAAGTGGTTTGTGGGTGTTCAATTCCACCCGGAATACAGAAGTACGGTATTAAATCCACACCCGTTGTTTATTGATTTTATTAAGAACTCATTACCTGAATAA
- a CDS encoding flavodoxin — protein MSKTAIIYSYNTQKSKKVAEKVIAAFGEKEIEAVNAEELSKDVLNKYNNFILSAPTWFDGELPNYWDEFVPDLEEMDLKKKKFAIFGLGDQKGYTENFCDAIGLLAEILEECGATIVGQTSVEGYTFEASRAQRGDKFIGLPIDQENQARKTKQRVEDWVEQLKKEFK, from the coding sequence ATGAGTAAAACCGCAATTATATACAGTTACAATACTCAAAAATCGAAAAAGGTAGCAGAGAAAGTGATAGCTGCTTTTGGCGAGAAAGAGATTGAAGCAGTTAATGCTGAAGAGCTTAGCAAAGATGTGTTGAATAAATACAACAATTTTATTCTTAGCGCACCAACTTGGTTCGACGGCGAATTACCCAACTACTGGGATGAGTTCGTGCCTGATCTGGAAGAAATGGACCTTAAAAAGAAGAAGTTTGCAATTTTCGGATTAGGCGACCAGAAAGGATATACAGAGAATTTCTGTGATGCAATTGGTTTATTGGCCGAAATACTTGAAGAGTGTGGAGCAACTATTGTTGGACAGACTTCGGTTGAAGGTTATACCTTCGAAGCATCGCGTGCTCAACGAGGCGATAAGTTCATCGGATTGCCGATTGACCAGGAAAATCAGGCTCGTAAAACAAAACAACGGGTAGAAGACTGGGTAGAACAACTCAAAAAAGAGTTTAAATAG